A region of Burkholderiales bacterium JOSHI_001 DNA encodes the following proteins:
- a CDS encoding non-ribosomal peptide synthase, dehydrogenase domain-containing protein (PFAM: Male sterility protein), translating into MDRALSHYFVTGGTGVVGSSLVPSLLADPGTKVTLLVRASNTSELAVRMDRLFAHWSLGDREPDARERVQAWIGDTTLPRLGLQDPRWRALGAQCTHIVHAAGLVRMNLPLEKARSSAVGAAHKIVELARECGRLQKLEFVSTVGVGGRSRQAVVEQWLTEPRGFHNTYEQAKAEAEDYLREQMDRQALPLTVHRPSMVVGDSRDGRVISFQVFYFLCEFLSGRRTAGLYPAFGDARLDVIGCDIVAAAIAASSRDASTGGRVLHLCSGPNESVRIDALRQQVRQAFEARGFLVPRERVLPLRLYAAMARLASMFVRGNAGRALATLPVFLAYLADSQAFDDTQFRNWAAERNLHRPAPSAYLGKVLDHYFAKRYPGGAERP; encoded by the coding sequence ATGGATCGTGCTTTGAGTCACTATTTCGTCACCGGTGGCACCGGCGTGGTGGGCAGCAGCCTTGTGCCGAGTCTGTTGGCTGACCCTGGCACCAAGGTCACGCTGCTGGTTCGGGCCAGCAACACAAGCGAGTTGGCCGTGCGGATGGACAGGTTGTTCGCGCACTGGTCCTTGGGTGATCGTGAGCCCGATGCGCGCGAGCGTGTTCAAGCATGGATCGGTGACACCACCTTGCCGCGCCTGGGGCTGCAGGACCCGCGGTGGCGTGCGTTGGGTGCGCAATGCACGCACATCGTTCACGCTGCTGGGCTGGTTCGCATGAATCTCCCGCTGGAGAAGGCGCGCAGTTCAGCCGTGGGTGCCGCTCACAAGATCGTTGAACTGGCGCGGGAGTGCGGTCGACTGCAGAAACTGGAGTTCGTCAGCACGGTGGGCGTGGGCGGGCGTTCGCGGCAGGCGGTTGTCGAGCAATGGCTCACCGAGCCGCGCGGGTTTCACAACACCTACGAGCAGGCCAAAGCGGAGGCCGAAGACTACCTGCGCGAGCAGATGGATCGGCAGGCATTGCCGCTGACTGTCCATCGGCCCAGCATGGTCGTCGGAGACAGCCGCGACGGACGTGTCATCAGCTTTCAGGTGTTCTATTTTCTCTGCGAGTTCCTGTCCGGCCGTCGAACGGCAGGGCTGTATCCGGCCTTTGGTGATGCTCGACTGGACGTCATCGGCTGCGACATTGTGGCGGCCGCCATCGCCGCGTCCAGCCGCGACGCCAGCACCGGCGGACGGGTTCTCCACCTGTGCAGCGGCCCGAATGAGTCCGTGCGCATCGACGCTTTGAGGCAGCAGGTTCGGCAGGCTTTCGAAGCCCGGGGGTTCCTTGTGCCACGAGAACGGGTACTTCCCTTGCGCCTGTACGCCGCAATGGCGCGGCTGGCATCCATGTTTGTGCGAGGCAATGCCGGTCGCGCCTTGGCAACCTTGCCGGTCTTTCTTGCCTATCTTGCCGACAGCCAGGCCTTTGACGACACGCAATTCCGCAATTGGGCGGCTGAACGGAACTTGCATCGCCCGGCACCATCGGCCTACTTGGGCAAGGTGTTGGATCACTACTTTGCCAAGCGCTACCCCGGTGGCGCCGAACGCCCATGA
- a CDS encoding AMP-forming long-chain acyl-CoA synthetase (PFAM: AMP-binding enzyme), with product MRSALQLVRPAGLFVQDGKALSLIDAESLASLTFIVVVEGTGVPALPAGPPPILLAQWLDRASNAADDASWDQALPDDPAWILFTSGTTGQPRALMYRHHQVRLAIDAILDAFGGDVAKGDRVVSWLPMSNPFQRVINLCALAQGAEVYYVADPREVMRHLPAIRPQIFIAVPRFFEKFHSAVMGKLSAAAWPGSTLARWGLAAGRRWATARRSGAVPNWTTRAAAWLADRLVLARIRSAFGGELRYFVSGSAAMPVWLLENLDALGLQVFEAYGLSECIVPVSANRPGHCRMGTVGQPMQAMEVRMAPDGELLVRSDGLFEGYLGADDGDRRVDADGWLATGDFGEFDDLGYIRLVGRKSEIFKTSTGRRVAPGAVEAALRALPWVEHAAVFGAGRQSLLALVCINEQVPGATEVIRQDIRRACQALPGYLLPAGMVLSRQPFSMESGELTANLKLRRHVVEQRHAQDLDVLARRVDDAAGPRAEASSDQAGTPKWIVL from the coding sequence ATGCGCTCAGCCCTGCAATTGGTCCGACCTGCCGGGCTGTTCGTTCAGGACGGCAAGGCGCTGTCGCTGATCGACGCGGAGTCGCTGGCGTCGCTGACGTTCATCGTGGTGGTCGAAGGCACGGGTGTGCCCGCGCTTCCGGCTGGCCCGCCGCCCATTCTCCTGGCGCAATGGCTGGACCGAGCCTCGAACGCCGCAGACGATGCTTCGTGGGACCAGGCCTTGCCAGACGACCCGGCTTGGATCCTTTTCACGTCGGGCACGACGGGTCAACCCAGGGCCTTGATGTATCGGCACCATCAGGTGCGCTTGGCCATCGACGCCATCCTGGACGCCTTCGGTGGTGACGTCGCCAAGGGCGACAGGGTCGTGAGTTGGTTGCCGATGTCCAACCCGTTCCAGCGCGTCATCAACCTGTGCGCATTGGCTCAGGGCGCCGAGGTCTACTATGTCGCCGATCCCAGGGAAGTGATGCGGCACCTGCCCGCCATCCGACCCCAAATTTTCATCGCGGTGCCCCGCTTCTTCGAGAAGTTCCATTCGGCCGTGATGGGCAAGCTGTCCGCAGCGGCATGGCCGGGTTCGACCTTGGCCCGATGGGGCTTGGCGGCCGGGCGACGTTGGGCAACTGCGCGACGCAGTGGCGCAGTGCCCAATTGGACGACGCGGGCTGCGGCTTGGCTGGCCGACCGGCTCGTTCTGGCCCGGATCCGGTCCGCTTTCGGGGGCGAGTTGCGCTACTTTGTCAGTGGGTCTGCGGCCATGCCGGTCTGGTTGCTGGAGAACCTGGATGCCCTGGGCCTGCAGGTTTTCGAGGCCTATGGCCTCAGCGAATGCATCGTGCCGGTGTCCGCCAACCGGCCGGGCCATTGCCGGATGGGTACCGTCGGACAACCAATGCAGGCCATGGAAGTGCGCATGGCACCAGACGGGGAACTGCTGGTGCGCAGCGACGGGCTGTTCGAGGGTTACCTGGGCGCCGACGACGGTGATAGGCGGGTTGATGCTGACGGTTGGCTGGCCACCGGCGATTTCGGCGAGTTCGACGACCTGGGTTACATCCGATTGGTAGGGCGCAAGTCGGAAATCTTCAAGACGTCCACCGGACGCCGCGTGGCACCGGGTGCGGTGGAGGCCGCGCTGCGAGCCCTGCCTTGGGTGGAGCATGCCGCAGTGTTCGGTGCCGGCCGCCAATCCCTGCTGGCGCTGGTTTGCATCAATGAGCAAGTGCCAGGGGCGACGGAAGTTATCCGGCAGGACATTCGGCGGGCATGCCAGGCCCTGCCCGGTTATCTGTTGCCAGCTGGTATGGTGCTGAGTCGGCAGCCCTTTTCCATGGAGTCCGGCGAATTGACGGCCAACCTTAAACTTCGGCGGCACGTCGTCGAGCAGCGGCATGCGCAGGACCTGGACGTGCTCGCTCGCCGTGTGGACGATGCGGCGGGGCCACGTGCCGAAGCGTCGTCCGATCAGGCGGGAACGCCCAAATGGATCGTGCTTTGA
- a CDS encoding hypothetical protein (manually curated): protein MLRCARCLLPAAVPGSDIDASGRCALCRLPPPSMQDLASQEAQRQAREKDLESTLADVRGRGRPYDVLVCLSGGKDSLYLLQRMKVDYGLNPLAFTTDVNIPDVAWRSIRRTIAKLEVDHLVYRPPDAFYRKLFRHLLTHQEERGAVYTVSYVYAPLFEGDALQVAVEKGIPLVVAGYSPGQPEPERMVYEFSRQLVEHTDWTPPDLRQANLFSKAELSRFWNPSRLPSGTRIPRYIAPFHAWDYDQDKVMREVVRLGLVDKASHASPVMSNYPINWLLMYSDLMNFGYNPYAPEFAALIRSGKANLNHWRLMGPIVDTMIRRKLFLGRNVTTHLKWLGLTPNDLKINRPKGAYDPPL from the coding sequence ATGTTGCGCTGTGCGCGTTGCCTGCTTCCGGCGGCTGTTCCGGGATCCGATATCGACGCTTCTGGGCGATGTGCGCTTTGTCGTCTACCGCCACCGTCGATGCAGGACCTGGCGTCTCAGGAAGCCCAGCGGCAAGCCCGTGAAAAGGATCTGGAGTCAACGCTGGCCGATGTGCGCGGGCGCGGGCGACCCTATGACGTTCTGGTTTGCTTGAGCGGTGGCAAGGACAGCCTGTACCTTCTGCAGAGGATGAAGGTCGACTATGGCCTGAATCCCCTTGCATTCACCACCGACGTCAACATCCCGGATGTGGCATGGCGCAGCATCCGTAGAACCATCGCCAAGTTGGAAGTGGATCATCTGGTCTACCGTCCGCCCGATGCGTTCTACCGCAAGCTCTTTCGCCACCTGCTCACGCACCAGGAGGAGCGGGGCGCGGTTTACACCGTGTCGTATGTGTACGCCCCGCTCTTTGAAGGCGATGCGCTGCAGGTCGCGGTGGAGAAGGGAATTCCTCTGGTGGTGGCTGGTTATTCGCCAGGCCAACCGGAACCCGAAAGAATGGTCTATGAGTTTTCGCGCCAATTGGTGGAGCACACCGACTGGACGCCGCCCGACCTCAGGCAGGCCAATCTGTTCAGCAAGGCGGAACTCTCCCGTTTCTGGAACCCATCGCGTCTTCCCTCGGGTACGCGCATTCCGCGCTACATCGCACCATTCCACGCCTGGGACTACGATCAGGACAAGGTCATGCGTGAAGTGGTCCGGCTGGGACTTGTTGACAAGGCGTCCCATGCCAGTCCCGTGATGAGCAACTACCCCATCAACTGGTTGTTGATGTATTCGGACCTGATGAACTTCGGCTACAACCCCTACGCGCCAGAGTTTGCAGCGCTGATCCGCAGCGGCAAGGCCAACCTGAACCACTGGCGGCTGATGGGCCCGATTGTTGACACCATGATTCGACGCAAGCTCTTTTTGGGCCGCAACGTCACGACACACCTGAAGTGGCTGGGTCTCACGCCCAATGACCTCAAGATCAATCGACCCAAAGGCGCGTACGACCCGCCCCTGTGA
- a CDS encoding ABC-type antimicrobial peptide transport system, ATPase component (PFAM: ABC transporter) — protein sequence MSNSFQPTGDPAPRRALLHPVVLQGVSKSYRLGDVDVPALTGIDLVILPDRFTVISGPSGSGKTTLLNLIGCIDRPDQGTLVVGGKRVGMLNDDELSDFRANYLGFVFQNFNLLPVLTARENVEYPLLLAGLPTDVRAERAQSLLESVGLGAHGHKRPGQLSGGQRQRVAIARALARRPQLVLADEPTANLDSKTGTEIIALMRQLQQEQHISFIFSSHDPKILDEADDAVHIRDGTITSIERRLLAPAREGA from the coding sequence ATGTCGAACTCCTTTCAGCCGACAGGCGACCCGGCTCCGCGCCGCGCCCTGCTCCACCCCGTGGTTCTGCAGGGCGTGTCCAAGTCCTACAGGCTGGGCGACGTCGATGTGCCGGCGTTGACCGGCATTGATCTGGTGATCCTGCCTGACCGCTTTACCGTGATTTCCGGGCCATCGGGAAGCGGCAAGACCACTTTGTTGAACCTCATTGGATGCATTGATCGACCGGACCAAGGCACCCTGGTGGTGGGAGGTAAGCGGGTGGGGATGCTCAACGACGACGAACTGTCTGACTTCCGAGCCAACTATCTGGGATTCGTGTTCCAGAACTTCAACCTGCTGCCTGTTCTCACTGCGCGCGAGAACGTGGAATACCCACTGCTGTTGGCTGGCCTGCCCACAGACGTGCGCGCCGAACGCGCGCAGTCTCTGCTGGAATCGGTGGGGCTCGGCGCCCACGGGCACAAGCGGCCGGGGCAGCTTTCCGGCGGACAACGCCAGCGCGTCGCGATTGCTCGGGCGCTGGCGCGCCGGCCGCAACTCGTGCTGGCCGACGAACCCACTGCCAACCTGGACAGCAAGACCGGCACCGAGATCATCGCTCTGATGCGCCAATTGCAACAGGAACAGCACATCTCCTTCATCTTTTCGTCGCACGACCCGAAGATCCTGGACGAAGCCGACGACGCCGTCCATATCCGCGACGGGACCATCACCTCGATCGAACGACGTCTGCTCGCGCCCGCCAGGGAGGGCGCATGA
- a CDS encoding ABC-type transport system, involved in lipoprotein release, permease component (PFAM: Predicted permease) gives MKSLALAWRNLLRNRRRSLMTLTAMALGLMSVLLFGGYIKDITYAMQTDFVRRSGHLQIQHKDYFRFGSGNPTAYGITHPEKVIEAIRRDPILAPMLLVATPTLNFGAIAGNFAAGASRTVYVQGVVVDEQNRLREWNDYQHRILMKGLALTGTNPDSVVVGTGVARVLHLCAALNVQDCMAEPDAKPASAAPAGVDLPSDIAALASSNARASATGSPRHGSRLELLATSARGAPNVAAVNVVSAEYQGIKELDDVHVGMHLAQAQRLVFGSAPPQVTAIALQLQHTSQMPKARARLLEVLATQFPDSPLGVVDFETLNPFYGQTLGMFAVIFGFISVLIDAIVLFTVTNTMTMVVVERTAEIGTLRAIGLRRKGIQTLFVTEGLLLGCFAAALGTAGSFVLAWMVNHMGMTWVPPGRVDLVPLSVRLDGEHAMLFGSAAALVVVAGLSALIPAFRASRMNIVDALRHV, from the coding sequence ATGAAATCACTGGCCTTGGCGTGGCGCAACCTGCTGCGCAACCGCCGTCGCTCGCTGATGACGCTGACCGCCATGGCCCTTGGGCTGATGTCCGTGCTTCTCTTTGGTGGCTACATCAAGGACATCACCTATGCCATGCAGACCGACTTCGTGCGCCGTTCGGGTCACCTGCAGATCCAGCACAAGGACTACTTCCGCTTCGGTAGCGGCAACCCGACGGCCTACGGCATCACCCATCCTGAGAAGGTGATCGAAGCCATCCGACGCGACCCCATCCTGGCGCCCATGTTGCTGGTGGCCACACCCACCTTGAATTTCGGCGCGATTGCCGGGAACTTTGCGGCCGGAGCCTCGCGCACCGTGTATGTCCAGGGTGTGGTGGTGGACGAGCAAAACCGCCTGCGCGAGTGGAACGACTACCAGCACCGCATCCTGATGAAGGGGCTCGCCCTCACTGGCACCAACCCCGACAGCGTGGTGGTGGGCACAGGCGTTGCCCGTGTGCTGCACCTGTGCGCAGCCTTGAATGTCCAGGATTGCATGGCCGAACCCGACGCAAAGCCGGCGTCGGCCGCACCAGCCGGTGTGGATCTGCCGAGCGACATTGCGGCACTGGCCTCTTCCAATGCCCGCGCCAGCGCGACCGGTTCGCCGCGGCACGGCTCACGGCTGGAACTGCTGGCCACCAGCGCTCGCGGTGCGCCCAATGTGGCCGCGGTCAACGTGGTCAGTGCGGAATACCAGGGCATCAAGGAACTGGACGACGTGCACGTTGGGATGCACCTTGCTCAGGCGCAGCGTCTGGTCTTCGGTTCGGCACCGCCCCAGGTCACCGCCATCGCGCTGCAACTTCAACATACGTCGCAGATGCCCAAGGCCCGCGCGCGATTGCTGGAGGTCCTGGCAACCCAGTTTCCGGATTCGCCGCTGGGGGTGGTGGACTTCGAGACCCTGAACCCCTTCTATGGGCAGACGCTGGGCATGTTCGCCGTGATCTTCGGTTTCATTTCAGTGCTGATCGACGCGATCGTGCTGTTCACGGTGACCAACACCATGACCATGGTGGTGGTGGAACGCACCGCCGAAATCGGCACCTTGCGCGCCATCGGCCTTCGCCGCAAGGGCATTCAGACCCTGTTTGTCACCGAGGGTTTGCTGCTCGGGTGTTTTGCGGCCGCGCTCGGCACGGCAGGCTCTTTTGTCCTTGCCTGGATGGTCAACCACATGGGCATGACCTGGGTGCCACCCGGCCGCGTCGACCTTGTGCCCCTGTCGGTGCGGCTGGACGGAGAACATGCCATGTTGTTTGGCAGCGCGGCGGCGTTGGTGGTGGTGGCCGGGTTGTCGGCATTGATCCCTGCCTTTCGCGCTTCGCGGATGAACATCGTGGATGCCCTGCGCCACGTCTGA